Proteins encoded together in one Solanum lycopersicum chromosome 7, SLM_r2.1 window:
- the LOC101260155 gene encoding WD repeat-containing protein VIP3, giving the protein MKLASLDSIQNAHEDSLWTAAWVRSDGDKPALLLTGGLDETVRLWDPTKLTCLHTNTGHCLGVVSVTAHPNRRIAASASLDSFIRVFEVDTNNTIATLEAPPSEVWQLQFSPDGSTLAAAGGGSSSVKLWDTTQWQLVATLSIPRQGGSQPSERSGSKKFVLSVAWNPDGRLLACGSVDGTISVFDVARVKFLHFLEGHCMPVRSLVFSPLLHESRILFSGSDDGHVHVYDAEGKTFLTSLSGHASWVLSVDVSPDGAAVATGSSDKTIKLWDLKMRAATQTLTNHTDQVWSVAFGPPSRIDVRSCMLASVSDDKSISFYQYS; this is encoded by the exons ATGAAGCTAGCTTCACTAGACAGTATCCAAAATGCTCACGAAGACTCACTTTGGACGGCAGCGTGGGTCAGATCGGACGGCGATAAACCGGCGCTACTTCTCACAGGAGGGCTTGATGAAACTGTTAGGTTATGGGACCCAACCAAACTCACTTGCCTTCACACAAACACCGGTCATTGCCTCGGCGTTGTATCAGTCACTGCTCATCCGAATCGGAGAATTGCCGCTTCTGCTTCTCTAGACAGCTTCATTCGAGTGTTTGAGGTTGATACTAATAACACCATCGCTACTCTCGAAGCTCCTCCATCTGAAGTCTGGCAATTGCAATTTAGTCCCGAT GGTAGCACTTTGGCAGCAGCTGGAGGTGGTAGTTCATCAGTCAAGCTATGGGACACCACTCAGTGGCAACTTGTTGCCACATTGTCTATTCCGCGTCAAGGAGGTTCGCAACCATCCGAGAGAAGTGGCAGCAAGAAATTTGTCCTCTCGGTTGCATGGAATCCTGATGGGAGGCTTCTGGCCTGTGGTTCAGTTGATGGAACAATCTCTGTTTTTGATGTAGCTCGTGTGAAATTCCTCCACTTCTTGGAAGGCCATTGCATGCCTGTGCGCTCTCTCGTGTTTTCACCTTTACTCCATGAATCAAGGATACTTTTCTCAGGATCAGATGATGGTCATGTGCATGTGTATGATGCTGAGGGAAAGACCTTTCTCACATCTTTGTCAGGTCATGCGAGTTGGGTTTTGAGTGTGGATGTTTCTCCAGATGGGGCAGCCGTTGCAACAGGTTCAAGCGACAAGACCATTAAGCTGTGGGATCTTAAAATGAGAGCAGCTACGCAGACATTAACTAACCACACAGACCAGGTATGGTCTGTTGCTTTTGGACCGCCATCAAGGATTGATGTTAGGTCTTGTATGCTTGCCAGTGTATCTGATGACAAGAGTATATCTTTCTACCAATACTCCTAA